Genomic segment of Coffea arabica cultivar ET-39 chromosome 1e, Coffea Arabica ET-39 HiFi, whole genome shotgun sequence:
ACTCAcagaaacaaataaagaaatattGACAAGCAAGAAGAGTTAAAGAAGACTTAGTAATTCAAGAATAAAACCTTTCTACACAGTTCCTTAAGGCTTGAGACAATGCAGCTGCAACCTCTTCTGAGTCCCCAGGAGCCACCCAAAGTCCTGATGCAAGCACTACAATCCAAAGGCTCATAATAAGTACACTCCAAGCAATCAGCATTTTAATtgtttggatagtagattatttaccaaattttatttgcttgcatcatcaacacatttttcaaccacctttttatctcacatacatcacataaaaaaaggtgctacaatatttttttcaaaaaatttatcccaaataatctactatccaaacacgctaatataaaacaaaaattaaagccAAAGGGCAATGCCAACATAAAGTAGAATGACCTAGAGCAGCTTAGTTGTCTAGTTTAAGAGGAGGAAAAAGAATCAGGCATTCATTTGAGGTAAAGAACTGGTGCACAAGCACACAATTCTGGCACCCAAAGCTCCGGAAGAAACAAACCTCTCAATTTGGATACAGTAGGTTGAGCCTTCTCAACAACAGATGAATGATTCCCGGGGAGGAAAAGCCACAGCTTGATCTTCTCATCTATGCAATTTTAAATAGCAAGCAGCAAGGCAAATTAGCGAACAAATGTGGGAAAAACAGTTCTATCACTTCCCAGCATATAATACAAGAGATCCCAATTTATTGCTTGCTTACCAGGATTGTGCAAACCCTGGGACGGATCCCATGGTCCAACAAAAGAATTGGTCCATGTACTAAGAAATCCCTCCTTCTGCAACTGTAGGTGTGATGACAGCACCACAGATGTTGCAGCATCTCTGGCGTCGACCTTCACACTGAATATGATGATTCAAAACCAATCTTGACATAAATTCCAGAAGAACAGCACAAGGATCATCCATAAAGCTACTAAAAAATCAAACCTTTTGTCAGACAAGGAGCTAGGATCAAATTCATTTGGCAGAAACTGAAACCACGATATCTGATGTAAACCTCCCTGCAAAAATGGCAAACCAAAAGAGGGCAAAAAAAGGTAATGTGGAACCGTAGTTAAGGTCCTTAAGGACAAAACACACTGGGTAAGAAAATACATCATTTTAAAAGGTATGACCACTTTTGATTTCCTTCCTTTCATAGGAAGGAGGTTGCCAAAGGGGCAACAGCATGAGGATCATaagctagcctctgaaattaCATCTACGAATGAACAAAATAACAGAGTTCTTTGAAGCCACATTGCACCTATTGAAAAGTCTGTTTCCAACATCAACTCCCTGAACTGCTCACCAATTCTGATACTTATAATGGACTTTGAGATGGCAGCGACAACAATATTGTGGTTCCAAGAGAATGGAAAGACGAAGCATGTCAAAATAGCTATGTATAACATAAAGTTACAATTTTACATAGGTTCCTCAATTTTCCGTTgttctcttctctttttcttggaTGGCACAGGAGTAATTAGATATGTAGAAACTGGCTTATGGCCCTCTTTCTTGTGTTTTAGGTTAAAAGAGAGAAGTTGATGCAATGGACAGGTTAAATGATATAGTTTCAACTAAAAATGTGCAAATTAGTAGCTCCAAATCAAATCCCAGATAAGAGTAACTTCTGCCTGACTGATAGTTTTTCGGTTGTATAGCTTTTGAATCAACATAGATTCACAATCCCGATATGCATGAAATAAACGTCGTAGCAAAAAGaaatacagaaaaaaaaattgatagcaTACATTAGTTTTCTTATAAaaacaattttaaatttttggataGACTTGACAGTTCTTTTCACCCTAACACATGCTATACACTTATACTAATTCATCTTCCTTTTCCTGGTGAGATATGCTTCTGGTGACAACCGTAATTCAGAATAACTTCAATCACCTGCTCCATTGTTTTCTACTATTATCTACTATTATTATAGAATTAAAGAAGAGTGAAAACTTCATCCTTGGGGTCCTTAGGTCTACAAAGATACTGACAAAACAATTTGTAGGCTATTCTGGCCTCGTGATGTTCCTACTTCAGATTGTATCTCCAAGAAAATAAGAAGTAATTTTTATGCACTCAAAATGTTATCCAGACCTCGTATTCATTATCGcacacgaaaaaaaaaaaaaagaaaatcacaacATGGGATAGACACAACCAAAATGAACAGAGGATAACgaacaaagaaaatgaaatgaaggaaGGCAAGAAAGTGGGAAACATACAATCTTAAATACATTTGTCCACATCAGCTGCAAACGGACCAGATAAATTTAACAATTCAAGCTCAGCAGTCTGGATCCTGAGCTCTATAGAATAAATAGCAACTGCACAAATCAAACAATAGATGAGTTCCAACCCAACAAAGATTTGCAATTTCATCCGAATTGCAGctaagaagatgcaaatatgaattcaagctttgaagaattttttaagtaataaaaatcaaatagggaaaaaaaacaaagggtAGTGAGTAGAAAGAGAGAAGTAGCTGAATTTGAAGTTATTGATAACTACCTAGTATAATTACTCCATAAACCCTAATGCTTTGAGCTTCATTTAGCAGCAAACAAATCATAAAACccgaatttaaaaaaaaaaagttgcaaaATTTGGGTGACTTAGGGCTTATAATTATTCCCCAATACAAATAGTATTAATATCatcttaaacaaaaaaaaaaaaaaaaaaagtctgccAGCATACCGGAGATTTTGCAGAGAAAGAGATTCGGATAATCTTAGCTGAGTGATGATCAGCTCGGGCTTTGCTGTCACGAAATGGTATTCGGGTCGGGTGGTTGGGGTTTCGGAGTCGGTATCCTGGGGCTCCTGACTTTTGGGGACGAGGAAACCTTTGATGCTAGCTTGGAATGCACCGTTAATAAATCattggctctgtttggattgtaaattatttgagatatttttactgtaacactttttgtgatgagatgtatgtgagataaaaaggtaattgagaaggtaaaaaggtgtattgaaaattgtaatgatgatgtaagcaaatatatttaaccaaataaattgcttttaaattttggccccaaaagGCCAGAAAATAATTTAGTGTAAAGTAATTTACATTTTTTCTGAAcaaaaacttaaaaagaaaaaaagaaaaaccataaTTTAAACTTCTTGCAATTTTTATTTGTAGGAAGATCTTATTAACATAATACTACTATTATAGCATATGATTCAAATTGCACCTAAGCAATTAATCAACATCTTTTAGACCTGAGAATGAAATAATTTAAGCACATTTGTtgcaatttatttttttaaaaaataacttatATTGCTATTTAGTTTCTAATTAAaaattgggataatttcagaaacctcccctgaggtttctgacatttacactcacctcccctgtggtttgaacaattacactaacctcccctgaggttactaatcctttacaaattcagtccaaatgattaaaatattgttttagagagtgaaattagaattttgtacctgatttgccctttgtgctacgtatccaatgaatgacaaagtattacaaattaattaataattaataaactttaaggagcgtagtttataggcaaaaacgtattacttatttaaagtaccagctctttacgagtattttactttcaaacatttactttgttacaaatatttattctcaaatacatatttgtattactctcaaatatttaatttttgttaaataaaaaacctaccagtttttcttccgtagaaatattaatataacactttttcaattttagttataaatatttatgtatttagcataaattaaatgattcaggattaaatactcataaagagctaatactttactcatgtaatggatgaaaatcataaaaaattaatactttatgggtcatttcttttttaaaaaaatatttaatttatgttaaatagataacctactgattttctttttgcgagaatattactgtaacgctttttaatttttaattacaaacgttaatatatttatcataaattaaatatttgaaaataaaatatctgtaaAGAGTCGTTACTTTAAATAGGTTAtgtgtatttgcctataaactatactTTTTAAAGTAAGGAGTATAGTTTATTGATTTAGCTAGTAGAGAATCTTTTGTATGTGGCGGGGTTAGTCCTCTTAAGAGACAAAAATGGGTATGCTTTTGGTAAAACGATTAGTTTATACGTGTAAGTACGAGCGTGCACACAAAAGTGGTTGGGTCTATTTAACTGTCCGCACAATCAATAATCTTTGGTAAGCCTTCGACGAAActtcagagagagagagaggggaccaCACTAGATCAATGTAGTATTATGTAAACTATTGGTATAGTAGCTGTTATGGTACTTGTATctaaatgaaatatttgtgcCTGAATCTCGCACCTTCTAAAGACGCCaggcaaaaggaaaagaaacatataaatattattgttctttgaaacattttcaaaaaagatgggtgaaaatgaaagaaaactttAATTCCGaaaccatttattttatcaaCTACACTACTTACTTAAATTAATAAACTACACTCCTTAACTTAAATCAATAAACTATACTCTTTACTTTAAAGagtatagtttataggcaaatataCATAATTTATTTAAAGTACCCGCTCTttacagatattttattttcaaatatttaatttatgataaatatattaacgtttgtaattaaaaattaaaaagtgttacagtaatattctcgcaaaaagaaaatcagtaggttatctatttaatataaattaaatatttttttaaaaaagaaatgcccccataaagtattaattttttatgattttcatccattacatgagtaaagtattagctctttatgagtatttaatcctgaatcatttaatttatgctaaatacataaatatttataactaaaattgaaaaagtgttatattaatatttttacggaaaaaaaactggtaggttttttatttaacaaaaattaaatatttgagagtaatacaaatctgtatttgaaaataaatatttgtaataaagtaaatgtttgaaagtaaaatactcgtaaagagctggtactttaaataagtaatacgtttttgcctataaactacgctccttaaagtttattaattattaattaatttgtaatactttgtcattcattggatatgtagcacaaagggcaaatcaggtacaaaattctaatttcactctctaaaacaatattttaatcatttggactgaatttgtaaaggattagtaacctcaggggaggttagtataattgttcaaaccacaggggaggtgagtgtaaatgtcagaaacctcaagggaggtttctgaaattatcccttaaaaatttttatatttataaaagaaCAGCTCAGTTGTTTTAAATTTAGtacaaataatttttaaaaaaatatcaattactaaataaatatttgctttcatattttcttttttaatttttttctaaataaagaaaagataagattcaAGAACCCAAAGAAAAAAACACTAATATGAAAATGGAAGGAATGCTACTTCCATTTTAATATGTTGGAAAATGGAAAGAATGCTACTTCCTTGGCTTTGGTGCTTGGGATTTTTagtcacaaattttttttttcaaaaaaatcactaatTGATTCAAAGAAAGGAATGGGAAAAGAAATAAACTTTTAATATATAGAACGTATTCACCAATTCACTCTATTgaaaaatttacaaaacaataGTAGTATACCATTATTAATTGCAATATATGAAATATCTTGGGAACGGTgcaattttttgttgtttattgcaaaaacaaaaattaaattgaaGTTTAGCTTGAAGTTTtctaaagaaaaattattatatattttttatcatACTTTTTAATTATATTGTCATCTTATGTATATCAAATTATAACACttatagtatttttttaaaaaaatattttaaaaaatcgtaattcaaatggaaccataatttttttttccgggATATGAAAAAGGAGATGAAAAATACGAAAAAATTCAGAAATTGAGAAATATATTTTGTAGCCCCACCGAGAAACTTGCCAGCCCATCGTATGATGAAAATGAGAAATTCTACATTTCCACAACCTatttaaacaagaaaaagaaaggtagggcaggataaaaaaaaaaaaaagaaacaaaaaggaagagGTGAAAAAATGCGCGGAGTAGTGAGCAGCAGAGTCGGCCGAGCTCTGTATTCTGGGGCGGCGGCGGGGGGAACGGCATCGGCGACTTCTGCTGCTGCTGTTTCTAGAAATCCATTAAAACACGCTGGCCATGCTTGGTTAATCGCAAGAACTCTCGCCTCTATGTTTTGGACCACTCAATCTCATTCCTCCTACAAAGTTCACACTGGAGCAGGAGCTCTCCTCGCTTCGCCGTGGTCTATTACTCAGCTCCGACACGCCAGATTTTCCGGCGCGGATGTATGTTATTTCTCGCCTTTTGCtggaaaaaatcaaaacttgatcaTCAGTTAATAGCTGTGTTGATTACACTTGCTGGAATACTTGGTTATGCATCATATATTGATGTTATCACTATTGATTCTTCACAGTAATCTTCTACTTATTCCTCCGAACTGAAAATAGATTGAAggtttcttttttctgtttacaacttttttttttctctctatgaTAACATTTACGTGAAAAAAAGAAGCTTCAGAATAAGGAGTTTACTTGTATACTTTTGAGAGTATTATTAGGTAgagaattaatgaaattatcGTTTAATTGACTGTTTTAAGATGTAGATGGCAAAATGTAGCTTGTTTCCTAATGAACTTCGGACATTTTAAGGTCAGACATAGAAATGAAACTAAGCAAATTCAAAAGCAATTCAACTGGAAAATGCGTGTACCAATATTGACAGTGTAATGGCATCATGATTTAGTCTTCAGTTCTCGAAAGTGTTGCATATATGGTGGGTTGCTGGCTTAAAAATTTTCAGGGTGTCTAGATGCTATGACTTTGACCTGCAATAGGGTTGTAAATGGTGGTACACATAAATCCTAAATGCGCTTAGCTTAGTAACCATTTCAAAATCGAGGATACGTCTCCATTTTGCTTCTTGTGCAGTGATGGATAAGAATAAATTTTGCTTCTGGAAAATATCTGCTTTCTGAAAAGCAACAAGTTATAATAGATGCTTTCTgataataacattttttttgagaaaaatatataaatgggAAAACATGTACTTTGAAGTTTTAAACAGGTTTTGCAGAATCGCTATTTTAAAGCTGCTAATAGAAAGACTGAAAAGCAAAGGGAGCAGGaacattttttttacttaatctgttttttttttttaaacattccTACTTAGAACACCGGATTCTCAGTAGCTTTTTCATTGCATACTAAAGGTATGTATAATTAGGAGACAAATTGTAATCTCAAGTTGTATACCACAAGAGCTTCTTTGACTTGAAGGTTCTGTTTTGACTTATTTCTGTGTTTGACAAATTAAAGGTTCTGTGTTTGTTACACAGGAAAGATAGAAATGGTAAAATTCTTTTAGCTTTCAGCTTTTTGTGTATGAACCTGCATGTATTTCTCCATTGTTGCCTTTTATTGCAAACTGTTGTTACTGCATTATTTGTCATGATTTGAGTAATTATCTTCTCCTCAGTCTTGTGTTACTCATATGGTTAATTGCTTGTCTAACATTGGTGCAGGTGAGACCTGGGAATGTCATCGAGAGAAAAGGTTAGATTTTTAATACATTGAATTAAAGCGATTATGACATAATATGCATGCCACTAATTGAGCATTCCAATGTTGTTTTCGGATGGTTTTGGTGGTATTCAGGAAAGATTTATCAGGTAATTAAGTGtgccaattttttatttttcaatacaTTGTGATGTCATTACTTGTTTCCATATACTATTTTACATGAAATGGTCCTTGATGAAGTTTAATTTGGTTCAGGTAGTAAAGGCCCAGCATACAACTCAAGGAAGAGGAGGAGCAATAATACAGGTCTAGCTTTGCTCTTTCAGTGCAGTTTCACGCATTTTAATTCGTATAATCTTCAAGCTCAAGTGCATTTTAGTTCTAAAGACATCCTTATGGGACTTTcttgtgatatttttttttctcaaccaTTTCTTGGAAGGTAAAACATGGTAGATTTGTCCTACTTTCTTGAGAATGTTGTGCACTGTCCCCGTCATAATGTGTTATCTATGACTCACTGGTTGGTTGCTAAGAATGCCATCTTATTGCTGACTTTTATTTAGTATTATTTCTGGAAGTTTTACCAACACTTTCTGTTAACAAAATCTTCTGGCTTGTCATGTTAGTGACACACATTTTCTTATCCCTGCACCCTGTGACATGGTTTTGGCAGTAAATCATACAAACCATGATTATGATTTACCAGACATAATGATATATTTTAGAGAATCCTGCTTGCCTATTAGGACTTTTCATTTTATACTGTTTCATCGAGTCCTTTGGTTTGTGAATTTTGAAATACTTTTGTGCCTTGGATGGTTGACATAGGATATGGCTCTGTTCTTGTTTAGTTCTAACTTGTTCCTGTAATTTAAGTTTATTGACTGTTGAAAACGCTGTTTGACAATATTGAAAATTATtgcttgaaaatttttgaaaagccAAAAATTGTTGTGAGTGGCGCCTCAACATTGTGTCGAAGAAACAGCCTTTTCAGCTTACAAATATTCTACGAACAGCTTAATTGGATTTAGCATTGTAAAAGATATAATCTGTAGATTTTAAGGTACTATCTTCTTAGAGCAGCTTATTTGTTTATCATTTCCCTGAACTGCTGCAATGTATATGATCTTGTCTTCACTCTTGAATATTATTAAATATCTGTCAGTTGTACTCatgccttttcctttttttttttgagaatattACAGGTGGAACTGCGTGATGTTGATAGTGgaagtaaagtaaatgaaaggtTCCGTACTGACGAGTCTATTGAAAGTATGAATTTCAACTACTTGATTCTTGTTGCTTTAAACTCATGCTTGAGATTTTCGTGTTGAATGCTTGTAATACTTTGAAGTCTTAAGCTTACTCGTATGTAGTGGACTGAAGCCCAGTCCTACATTATTGTTTCATCATGGGTGGCAATATTCAGTCGTTCTACTTTCCTGTGTACCATAAAAATATTGTCCATCAGTTTTATGAGTGGAGGAAAAATGTTTATCCCTTATAATTGACCTACATGTTGGTGCATGGGCAAGAGTTGAAGTAATACAATTACAAGAGGTAGTGATCCTTTTGACTTCTAGTCATTCTACGGTTTGTGACTAAAAACTGTATCTTCTTCAATTTGTCTTTTTAAGAGACTGACACTGTCtaatttgaaatttattttgattataaCAATTGCCCGTGTGGATATACTTTCCTAATATTATTAGAAAGTTTGCTCCAGTATTTTTTGCGATTTGATTACTTTGGTGATCTGATAATCCAATGAAGCTTGTTCCTGTTTACATGTCCAATAAATAAACATGCTTGCCATTCTCCTTAGTTTTACTGCTCTTTTTCTTTGTAAGAATAgtcaaattaattgtttcaaatCTTAAAGATATGGAACAGCAGAGTGAAACCATGCAGCATGAACAAAGCAGAGGTTCTATGTATTCATTTGTTACAACTGCTGTCTTCTTTTTCACCACATGTGTGTTTTTTATGGCTAGAGCCTATTGTTGTCTAAGAAATGTTCAGAAAATGTACTACATTTATCTGCCA
This window contains:
- the LOC113697370 gene encoding uncharacterized protein, producing the protein MRGVVSSRVGRALYSGAAAGGTASATSAAAVSRNPLKHAGHAWLIARTLASMFWTTQSHSSYKVHTGAGALLASPWSITQLRHARFSGADVRPGNVIERKGKIYQVVKAQHTTQGRGGAIIQVELRDVDSGSKVNERFRTDESIEKVYVEEKSFSYLYNEDDIVVLMEPETYAQINVPKHLFGESLPYLQDDMKVKLQLYDEKPMSVSIPPKVTCTVAEAQVPIKGSTATPQYKKVKLDNGLTVQVPSYVLAGEKIIISTADNSFISRA